In the Nicotiana tabacum cultivar K326 chromosome 16, ASM71507v2, whole genome shotgun sequence genome, one interval contains:
- the LOC142170259 gene encoding uncharacterized protein LOC142170259 yields MSPTSQDSLTTVPDSPSEEGNTTRVHDPGEKFSDASNKGKEHLSSEDEDDDDEYESIEGDASSDDQGKETTNKLVEPFSSQQSQEELYDVNVDQEFGDITEQHHLSPRGVTNVRGIAGGRQRECEVVDEDEQVITCELGTPEGIQCLVSIVYAKCQHQLRLPLWDTLRGIAAFYNLPWVVIGDFNCITDAVEKKGGLPHKAYKSIPFQNCMVDCCLTDAGYNGSTYTWCNGRSPKYRIWKRLDRALLNHEWLDIFPKTQVSHLSRVGFDHAPLLVTIEKQHGRKRKLLLNIVQKGDGSWAIGEEEIPTQATEFYQNLFKKADQNINQALFNTIPKLIEESDNKTLITLPTEEEIKEVVFSMYADSSPGPDGFSTKFYQTCWGIIKGDLIRMIKTFFSGDSIPKSITHTCLVLLPKIDNPKTMSDLRPISLGNVSCKIISKLLNSRLSPLLPKLISSNQFGFIKELLSRLMNKLPENANFSSYTVDKHSPLIMHLSYVDDTILFTSGDLESIRLMMLNLKIYEEISGQLRNKEKSSFLVAPKATQNFIEEIKMMTSFQYKYFPVTYLGAPIYVERKKVCYFNDMITKVTNRVQVWNNKLIFAGGRAILVKSVLYSLSMHIMAAIDPPKTTLNHIEKVISNFFWGEFEGRPKHHWFSWKSLCYSQEEGSAGFRSTHDICLTFAAKNWWRLRSQQSLWRECIEAKYCKRIHPVAKKWRHGQSHIWRRLMEIKHMGEPLILWNPNAAECSFWWDDWPGLGPLAKFVAQGPKPGKMQLKHVYDGETWNF; encoded by the exons ATGTCACCAACTAGCCAGGATTCCCTTACTACTGTACCAGACTCACCTAGTGAGGAAGGTAACACCACTAGGGTTCATGATCCTGGTGAAAAGTTTTCGGATGCATCAAATAAGGGTAAAGAACACTTGTCATCTGAGGATGAAGACGATGATGACGAATATGAGAGCATAGAGGGAGATGCCTCTAGTGATGATCAGGGAAAGGAAACTACTAATAAATTGGTGGAACCTTTCTCATCTCAACAAAGCCAGGAGGAACTTTATGATGTTAATGTGGATCAGGAATTTGGAGATATTACAGAACAACATCACCTATCTCCAAGGGGTGTTACTAATGTGAGAGGAATAGCAGGGGGAAGACAAAGAG AATGTGAAGTGGTGGATGAAGATGAACAAGTCATCACTTGTGAGCTAGGAACGCCTGAGGGTATTCAATGCTTGGTGTCAATTGTTTATGCTAAATGCCAACACCAATTGAGACTTCCACTATGGGATACTCTTAGGGGTATTGCAGCTTTTTATAACCTTCCATGGGTAGTAATTGGTGATTTTAATTGTATTACAGATGCAGTTGAGAAGAAAGGTGGTCTTCCCCACAAAGCTTATAAAAGTATTCCTTTCCAGAATTGTATGGTAGACTGCTGCCTTACAGATGCTGGTTATAATGGTTCCACATATACTTGGTGCAATGGTAGGTCTCCAAAGTATAGAATCTGGAAGAGATTGGATAGAGCATTACTGAATCATGAATGGTTGGACATATTTCCTAAGACACAAGTGTCACATTTGAGTAGGGTTGGCTTTGATCATGCCCCCTTACTGGTTACCATTGAAAAACAGCATGG GAGGAAGAGGAAACTTCTGCTAAACATAGTTCAAAAGGGTGATGGATCATGGGCAATTGGGGAGGAGGAAATTCCTACACAAGCCACAGAATTCTATCAAAACCTTTTCAAGAAGGCCGATCAGAATATAAACCAAGCATTATTTAATACTATCCCTAAATTGATTGAAGAGTCAGATAACAAGACCCTGATTACTTTACCTACTGAGGAGGAAATTAAAGAAGTGGTTTTTTCTATGTATGCTGATTCATCTCCAGGACCTGATGGCTTCTCTACTAAGTTCTACCAAACATGTTGGGGTATTATCAAAGGGGACCTTATTAGGATGATTAAAACCTTTTTCTCTGGGGATTCCATTCCTAAATCTATCACCCATACATGTCTTGTTCTCCTTCCTAAGATTGATAATCCCAAAACTATGTCTGATCTTAGGCCTATTAGTTTAGGAAATGTGTCTTGTAAGATTATTTCTAAGCTTCTAAACAGCAGACTTTCTCCGTTGCTGCCTAAGCTCATCTCTTCTAACCAATTTGGTTTTATAAAGG AGCTTTTGTCAAGATTGATGAATAAGTTACCTGAAAATGCTAATTTCAGTTCTTATACTGTTGACAAGCATAGTCCATTGATAATGCACCTCTCATATGTTGATGATACCATTCTCTTCACATCTGGAGATTTGGAATCTATTAGATTGATGATGCTCAACTTGAAGATTTATGAAGAGATCTCTGGGCAACTCAGAAATAAGGAGAAATCTTCTTTTTTGGTTGCTCCAAAGGCAACACAAAATTTCATAGAGGAGATTAAGATGATGACTAGTTTTCAATATAAATATTTTCCTGTGACATATTTGGGGGCACCAATTTATGTAGAAAGGAAGAAAGTGTGTTACTTCAATGATATGATTACCAAAGTGACCAATAGAGTGCAAGTATGGAACAATAAACTTATATTTGCTGGAGGAAGAGCTATTTTGGTCAAATCAGTATTATATTCTCTCTCTATGCACATCATGGCTGCAATAGACCCTCCTAAGACCACACTCAATCACATTGAAAAGGTGATCAGTAACTTTTTCTGGGGAGAGTTTGAAGGCAGACCAAAACACCATTGGTTTTCATGGAAGTCATTATGCTACTCACAAGAAGAAGGTAGTGCTGGCTTTAGATCTACACATGATATTTGTCTCACTTTTGCTGCTAAAAATTGGTGGAGATTGAGATCACAACAATCTTTGTGGAGAGAGTGTATTGAGGCAAAGTACTGTAAAAGGATTCATCCTGTGGCTAAGAAGTGGAGGCATGGGCAGTCTCACATATGGAGGAGACTTATGGAGATTAAACATATGGGGGAACCCCTTATCCTTTGGAATCCCAATGCAGCAGAATGCTCTTTTTGGTGGGATGATTGGCCTGGACTGGGACCGCTAGCTAAATTTGTGGCTCAAGGACCCAAGCCAGGAAAAATGCAGTTAAAACATGTCTATGATGGTGAGACATGGAACTTTTAG